The Deltaproteobacteria bacterium genome contains a region encoding:
- a CDS encoding sigma 54-interacting transcriptional regulator yields the protein MKLKPNYAPEFESMRDLLLDMSQERDVNVLLNMIVTRLAARPHVLMARIWLVEDGDRCDSCAMRSQCEDRGKCLHLAASAGEPEAEELLDWKRLPLGAGILGHIANMRGCWRKDDITVDCSRVEQQEWAQRLGIKYIVGKPLLHKGEILGILGLFLLIPPVREGPIWLRMIANHAAIAVANARAFEEIERLKRGLELENAYLRKELNKIQAFGDIIGKSPALLNVLEQIELVAPTDASVLILGESGTGKELVAREIHRRSLRRERPMIKVNCATIPRGLYESEFFGHVKGAFTGALKDRAGRFQAADGGTLFLDEVGEIPWDLQSKLLRVLQEGRYERIGEEVTREVDVRIISATNRDLKKEIREGRFRQDLFYRLNVFPIEVVPLRNRKEDIPLLAAHFLKRVCEKMNRPLPILSKENLDQLQHYWWPGNVRELQNVIERAVITSRSGTLSFDLPRESRRPVPLRRDHGAGEKEPMEVISEEAIQKLIRENTLCALKKTGWKVYGPDGAAALLGVKPTTLSARIKKMGLQRPTSHSYETPFPPRRRYA from the coding sequence ATGAAACTGAAGCCCAACTATGCACCTGAATTCGAATCCATGAGGGACCTCCTCCTGGACATGTCCCAGGAGAGGGATGTAAACGTGCTCCTCAACATGATCGTAACCCGGCTGGCCGCTCGGCCCCATGTCTTAATGGCGCGGATCTGGCTGGTGGAGGATGGAGACCGCTGTGATTCCTGTGCCATGAGGAGCCAATGCGAAGACCGCGGGAAATGCCTCCATCTGGCGGCCAGTGCCGGAGAGCCCGAAGCCGAGGAGTTGCTCGACTGGAAGCGGCTCCCTTTGGGGGCGGGTATATTGGGGCACATTGCAAACATGAGGGGCTGTTGGAGGAAAGACGATATAACGGTTGATTGCAGCCGTGTTGAGCAACAGGAATGGGCTCAGCGCCTCGGGATCAAGTACATAGTGGGGAAACCTCTCCTTCACAAAGGGGAAATTCTCGGAATATTAGGGCTCTTCCTCCTTATTCCCCCGGTTCGGGAAGGCCCCATCTGGTTGCGGATGATCGCCAACCACGCGGCCATCGCCGTGGCCAATGCGCGGGCCTTCGAGGAGATAGAACGTCTTAAGAGGGGGCTCGAACTGGAAAACGCCTACCTCAGGAAAGAACTCAACAAGATCCAGGCCTTCGGAGATATCATAGGAAAGAGCCCTGCCCTTCTTAACGTCCTTGAACAAATCGAACTGGTCGCCCCCACAGATGCCAGCGTGTTGATTCTAGGCGAATCAGGGACGGGCAAGGAACTGGTCGCTCGGGAGATTCACCGGAGAAGCCTCCGCCGGGAACGGCCGATGATCAAGGTGAACTGCGCCACCATTCCAAGGGGCCTTTATGAAAGTGAGTTTTTCGGGCATGTGAAAGGGGCCTTTACCGGCGCCCTGAAAGACCGGGCCGGCCGGTTCCAGGCCGCCGACGGCGGCACCCTGTTTCTGGACGAGGTGGGAGAGATCCCTTGGGACCTCCAAAGCAAGCTCCTTCGCGTTCTGCAGGAGGGCCGCTATGAGCGGATCGGGGAAGAGGTGACCCGGGAGGTGGACGTCCGTATCATATCGGCCACCAATAGGGATCTAAAAAAAGAGATCAGGGAGGGCCGTTTCCGCCAAGACCTTTTCTACCGTCTAAACGTTTTCCCCATCGAGGTGGTACCCCTCCGCAACCGAAAGGAAGACATCCCCCTCCTCGCTGCCCATTTCCTGAAACGGGTATGCGAAAAAATGAACCGTCCCCTGCCGATCCTTTCCAAGGAAAATCTCGACCAATTGCAACACTACTGGTGGCCGGGGAATGTCCGCGAACTCCAGAACGTCATAGAAAGGGCCGTAATCACCTCCAGATCCGGCACCCTCAGCTTCGACCTTCCAAGGGAATCCCGGAGGCCCGTTCCCCTCCGCCGGGACCATGGAGCCGGAGAAAAGGAACCAATGGAGGTCATTTCCGAGGAGGCAATCCAGAAACTGATCCGGGAAAACACCCTTTGCGCCCTGAAAAAAACCGGGTGGAAGGTTTACGGACCGGACGGGGCGGCCGCTCTGCTGGGTGTGAAGCCCACAACCCTTTCGGCACGGATCAAAAAAATGGGCCTGCAAAGGCCCACATCCCACTCCTACGAGACACCTTTTCCTCCCAGGCGCCGGTATGCCTAA
- a CDS encoding formyl transferase, giving the protein MTPKPIFDPEKAGRPMRVAAFMSGSGTNIVKLLEAQKRLEDEEGRPPYEVVFIFSDRSDGTSRGEEIARAQGIPYFSYDIRAFHSRRGLKRTVSTPEGLAARKAYDEVARKLIHCFEIDVVALGGYMSYITLGRCINVHPADLSILTPQGKRKYVGEHAVLDAILAGETHLRSSTIWTDEGVDTGPLLMVSNPLKVELPAPLEVLEKDRKRLLEVAGEHQRLLKEKGDWRIFPRTLEMVARGRFALDDEGRVYVDGEPVPDGFRE; this is encoded by the coding sequence ATGACCCCCAAGCCCATCTTTGATCCTGAGAAGGCAGGCCGCCCGATGAGGGTTGCGGCCTTCATGTCAGGCTCGGGCACCAATATCGTCAAACTCCTTGAGGCCCAGAAGCGTTTGGAGGATGAGGAAGGCCGCCCTCCTTATGAGGTGGTCTTCATCTTCAGCGACCGTTCGGACGGAACCTCCAGGGGGGAGGAAATCGCCCGGGCGCAAGGTATTCCCTATTTCAGTTACGATATCAGGGCATTTCATTCCCGGCGGGGCCTCAAGAGAACCGTCTCGACACCGGAAGGTCTGGCGGCCCGGAAGGCCTACGACGAGGTCGCCCGGAAACTCATCCATTGCTTTGAGATCGATGTCGTGGCCCTCGGGGGTTACATGAGTTACATTACCTTAGGGCGGTGTATCAACGTGCACCCTGCTGATCTCTCCATTTTGACTCCCCAGGGGAAAAGGAAATACGTCGGGGAACATGCTGTCCTGGATGCTATCCTGGCCGGGGAGACCCATCTTCGATCCTCCACCATCTGGACCGATGAGGGTGTGGACACGGGGCCCCTCTTGATGGTTTCCAATCCCCTGAAGGTGGAGCTTCCCGCTCCCCTCGAAGTGCTTGAAAAGGACAGGAAACGATTGCTCGAAGTGGCCGGGGAGCATCAGCGCCTCCTAAAGGAAAAAGGTGACTGGAGGATTTTCCCAAGAACCCTGGAGATGGTCGCCCGGGGCCGTTTTGCCCTGGACGACGAAGGGAGGGTTTATGTGGACGGGGAACCCGTTCCTGACGGGTTCCGGGAATAA
- a CDS encoding phosphoglycerate kinase yields the protein MESIGQNPNLRVMQQAELKDRIVLVRVDHNVVKNGRIKDPYRIEATFPTLYGIAEKGGRPILMTHVGRPRDKKTGRIQCREGESILPIVEYLRNKLPIRIHVPEFPKDPERGILHLDSSIRSAVEELLSGKIGMIYLPNTRWFQGEQSSGPEREQFAGELAGLADLFVNDAFGSWQPHASTYDIATRLPSYAGLLLQRELSGLDRVLNPQRPFVGIIGGSKYDTKIGPLQALYERADHLILGGLLYNAFLAAKYGVNIRGVSEEEKAQASVLVERDRKENKILEMPFLVESETMEGKREGRFRTLEIKDLEEGGSYGYILDIHPRSLEEERVREAIGSAGTLFVNAVMGYMPDFYEGSEALYRLIASNSSARKLFAGGDTLQELKNLCPGVYLSGLDDPLTYYFTGGGSVLAAIEEGSPYGIKPVEVLMDR from the coding sequence ATGGAATCAATAGGACAGAATCCAAACCTCAGGGTCATGCAGCAGGCGGAATTAAAGGACCGGATCGTTTTGGTCCGGGTGGATCACAACGTGGTAAAAAACGGCCGGATCAAGGATCCCTACCGGATCGAAGCCACTTTTCCCACCCTTTACGGAATCGCCGAAAAGGGTGGGCGGCCTATATTGATGACCCATGTGGGCCGGCCGCGGGACAAGAAGACGGGGCGGATTCAATGCAGGGAAGGTGAATCGATCCTTCCCATCGTTGAGTACCTCAGGAACAAGTTGCCGATCCGTATCCACGTCCCGGAATTTCCGAAGGACCCTGAAAGGGGTATCCTCCACCTGGATTCTTCCATCCGGTCCGCGGTGGAGGAATTGCTGTCCGGGAAAATAGGAATGATCTACCTTCCCAACACCAGGTGGTTCCAGGGTGAACAGTCCTCGGGCCCTGAAAGGGAACAGTTCGCCGGGGAGCTGGCGGGCCTTGCCGACCTTTTCGTGAACGACGCCTTTGGTTCCTGGCAGCCCCATGCCTCCACCTATGATATTGCAACCCGGCTCCCCTCCTATGCGGGCCTGTTGCTCCAGAGGGAGCTGTCCGGCCTGGATCGGGTGCTCAATCCCCAGAGGCCCTTTGTAGGGATCATTGGAGGGTCCAAGTATGATACCAAGATCGGCCCTTTGCAGGCCCTTTATGAAAGGGCCGACCACCTCATCCTCGGAGGGCTTCTTTACAATGCCTTTCTGGCGGCCAAGTACGGGGTGAATATCCGGGGTGTTTCCGAGGAGGAAAAGGCCCAGGCATCCGTCCTCGTTGAAAGGGATCGCAAGGAAAACAAGATCCTCGAAATGCCCTTCCTTGTGGAGTCCGAGACCATGGAAGGCAAAAGGGAGGGCCGCTTCAGGACCCTTGAAATCAAGGATCTTGAAGAAGGAGGCTCTTACGGTTACATACTGGACATCCACCCCCGCTCCCTCGAGGAGGAAAGGGTGAGAGAGGCCATCGGCTCGGCCGGAACCCTTTTCGTAAACGCCGTCATGGGGTACATGCCGGACTTTTACGAGGGATCAGAGGCCCTGTACCGTCTCATCGCCTCCAATTCCTCGGCCCGCAAATTGTTCGCCGGGGGAGACACGCTCCAGGAACTCAAGAACCTTTGCCCAGGTGTCTACCTCTCCGGCCTCGACGATCCCCTGACCTATTATTTCACGGGGGGCGGGAGTGTCCTGGCGGCCATTGAGGAAGGAAGTCCTTATGGAATCAAACCCGTAGAAGTCCTGATGGATCGGTAA
- a CDS encoding cupin domain-containing protein, whose product MIVRNLRDPEVLETTYIAHGGAVAQMILDRRTLKEIGFLAVAQLAPGRTIETHQDPMEEIYFIMQGEGEMTVDEETRHVKPGDAIWIPTGSSHGLTNSGKENLVILVTASPAW is encoded by the coding sequence ATGATCGTCAGGAACCTGCGTGATCCGGAGGTACTGGAAACGACTTACATCGCCCATGGGGGCGCCGTCGCGCAAATGATCCTGGACCGGCGGACCCTGAAGGAGATAGGATTCCTGGCCGTCGCCCAACTGGCCCCGGGAAGGACCATAGAAACGCACCAAGACCCCATGGAGGAGATCTATTTCATCATGCAGGGGGAAGGAGAGATGACGGTGGACGAAGAAACCCGTCATGTGAAACCAGGCGATGCCATCTGGATCCCTACTGGATCCTCCCACGGCCTGACCAACTCGGGAAAGGAAAATCTTGTCATCCTGGTGACGGCCTCCCCGGCCTGGTAA
- a CDS encoding HD domain-containing protein gives MERFSDIVRFREKKQMDKDSSRSRNKDKDLWFREFDIRKVEGDQPSQTSEASEASGEEPNARRAYERLRERARETRKRVREDQDLDAAGILSDLEYVLENHLLEDLFEYAMMSPEDPEQILSQILDVTIVALKLGAGLGYGKQELLDLGLAAFLENIGMYKIPESIIEKRGRLDEREMALMREHPILSAEILSRLGEPFQWVSDVALQVHERADGSGYPKGLKGEEIGEPASIIGLADTYVAMIKRRPHRDKFLRADAVKLILKEGKTLFPEKVLKVFLEHISLFPLNTLVRLNNDFIARVIATDPGQPLRPTLELLQDGRNAPLRDRKVIRLVDHPELSILEAVDESVLAGH, from the coding sequence ATGGAGCGTTTTTCAGATATCGTGAGGTTCAGGGAGAAGAAGCAGATGGATAAGGATTCTTCTCGAAGCAGGAACAAGGATAAGGACCTGTGGTTCCGCGAGTTCGACATCCGGAAGGTGGAGGGAGATCAGCCATCCCAGACCTCGGAGGCATCTGAGGCTTCCGGAGAAGAGCCCAATGCCCGCCGGGCTTATGAAAGGCTTCGGGAAAGGGCACGGGAGACGAGAAAACGGGTTCGGGAGGACCAGGATCTTGACGCCGCCGGGATCCTGTCCGATCTCGAATATGTCCTGGAAAATCACCTCCTCGAGGATCTTTTTGAGTATGCCATGATGAGCCCCGAAGATCCTGAACAGATCCTCTCCCAGATCCTTGACGTGACCATCGTGGCCCTCAAGCTGGGAGCCGGGTTGGGTTACGGAAAGCAGGAACTCCTGGATCTGGGGCTCGCAGCCTTCCTTGAAAACATAGGCATGTACAAGATTCCCGAATCCATCATCGAGAAGCGGGGCCGGCTGGATGAGCGGGAAATGGCCCTGATGCGGGAACATCCCATTTTGAGCGCAGAGATCCTTTCCCGACTCGGTGAGCCGTTCCAGTGGGTTTCCGATGTGGCCCTCCAGGTTCATGAGCGGGCCGATGGATCGGGCTATCCGAAGGGACTGAAAGGGGAAGAGATAGGAGAACCGGCATCCATCATCGGGCTGGCAGACACCTATGTAGCCATGATCAAGCGCAGGCCGCACCGTGACAAGTTCCTGCGCGCCGACGCGGTCAAGCTGATCCTCAAGGAAGGAAAAACCCTGTTTCCGGAAAAGGTGCTGAAGGTCTTCCTGGAGCACATTTCCCTCTTCCCCCTTAACACCTTGGTACGACTGAACAACGATTTCATAGCCAGGGTCATCGCCACCGACCCCGGACAGCCCCTGCGGCCTACCCTGGAACTCCTCCAGGACGGGCGGAACGCTCCCCTGAGGGACAGGAAGGTCATCCGTCTTGTTGACCATCCCGAGCTTTCCATCCTGGAGGCGGTGGATGAGAGCGTCCTGGCAGGACATTGA